The Virgibacillus dokdonensis genome includes a window with the following:
- a CDS encoding malate synthase G, producing the protein MTAYITKGNLQIATELYEFVNKEALPGTGLNQEKFWQDFDELVTDLAPKNKALLVEREKMQQRINDWLQTNDFEDQEAYTSFLKEIGYLEPEVDDFTITTENVDDTITKQAGPQLVVPIDNERYALNAANARWGSLYDALYGSDVISEEDGAEKGASYNPIRGQWVIEFGKKFLNDHFPLQTGSHAEVTRYFVSDGNLHISLENGATTALKHTAQFVGYQGDVALPTAILFVHNGLHVEVQIDPSHPIGKTDVAGVKDIVLEAATTTIMDCEDSVAAVDAEDKTLVYRNWLGLNKGNLSATFTKDEKEITRTLHADRTYKGPNGEAITLSGRVLMFVRNVGHLMTTNVILTKNGEEIPEGIMDGVFTSLMAKHDLLGSGRYRNSQEGSIYIVKPKMHGSKEVAFANELFHRIEDMLDLERYTIKIGVMDEERRTSLNLKNCIYQVKERVVFINTGFLDRTGDEIHTSMEAGPMIRKGEMKTSAWLQAYEKNNVQTGLQAGLQGKAQIGKGMWAMPDLMADMLKQKISHLTAGGNTAWVPSPTAATLHALHYHEVDVKAVQDQLAKEKQSYQTDMLQVPIAKQPNWSHEEIQNELDNSCQTLLGYVVRWVDQGVGCSKVPDIHHIGLMEDRATLRISSQMLANWLYHGVCTEEQMMDSLKRMAKMVDKQNEGDKNYRSMAQNFDRSIAFQAACDLIFKGKEQPNGYTEPILHRRRLEVKQNELLSKQ; encoded by the coding sequence TTGACAGCGTATATAACGAAAGGCAATCTGCAAATTGCTACAGAACTTTATGAATTTGTTAACAAGGAAGCATTACCAGGCACGGGATTGAATCAAGAGAAGTTTTGGCAAGATTTTGATGAACTCGTTACCGATTTGGCACCTAAGAACAAAGCATTATTGGTTGAAAGAGAGAAAATGCAACAAAGAATAAATGATTGGCTTCAAACAAATGATTTTGAAGATCAAGAAGCGTATACGTCATTTTTAAAGGAGATTGGCTATCTAGAGCCAGAAGTGGATGATTTTACGATTACAACCGAAAATGTGGATGATACGATTACAAAGCAAGCAGGGCCGCAATTAGTTGTCCCTATTGATAATGAACGTTATGCGCTAAATGCTGCCAATGCGAGATGGGGGTCGCTTTACGACGCATTGTACGGTTCAGATGTGATCTCTGAAGAAGATGGCGCGGAAAAGGGGGCGTCATATAATCCCATTCGTGGGCAATGGGTAATAGAATTTGGAAAAAAATTTTTAAACGATCATTTCCCACTGCAAACAGGGTCTCATGCCGAAGTGACTCGGTATTTTGTAAGTGATGGGAATTTGCATATTAGCTTAGAAAATGGTGCAACAACGGCATTAAAACATACGGCGCAATTTGTTGGTTATCAAGGTGATGTTGCATTACCAACAGCTATTCTTTTCGTTCATAACGGTTTACACGTTGAAGTGCAAATAGATCCGTCGCATCCAATAGGTAAAACGGATGTTGCTGGGGTAAAAGATATTGTATTAGAAGCAGCGACAACGACAATTATGGACTGTGAGGATTCTGTAGCTGCTGTGGATGCAGAAGATAAAACGCTTGTTTACCGAAATTGGTTAGGGTTAAATAAAGGTAACTTATCCGCTACATTCACCAAAGATGAAAAAGAAATCACCAGAACGTTGCATGCTGATCGTACGTATAAAGGTCCAAATGGAGAAGCGATTACATTGTCTGGACGAGTGCTGATGTTTGTGCGAAATGTAGGGCACTTAATGACAACGAATGTGATTCTCACGAAAAACGGAGAGGAAATTCCTGAGGGGATCATGGATGGTGTGTTCACTTCACTTATGGCAAAACACGATTTATTAGGAAGCGGGCGTTATCGAAATTCACAAGAAGGCTCGATTTATATTGTAAAGCCAAAAATGCATGGCTCAAAAGAAGTTGCATTTGCGAATGAATTGTTTCATCGAATTGAAGATATGTTAGATTTAGAACGATATACGATTAAAATCGGGGTTATGGATGAAGAACGAAGAACATCATTAAATTTAAAAAACTGTATTTATCAAGTAAAAGAACGCGTCGTATTTATTAATACGGGATTTTTAGATCGAACAGGTGATGAAATTCATACATCTATGGAAGCCGGTCCAATGATTCGTAAAGGGGAAATGAAGACATCGGCTTGGTTACAGGCATACGAAAAAAATAATGTGCAAACAGGGCTGCAAGCAGGGTTACAAGGGAAGGCGCAAATTGGTAAAGGAATGTGGGCGATGCCAGATTTAATGGCTGATATGCTTAAACAAAAAATTAGTCACCTTACAGCAGGTGGGAATACGGCTTGGGTACCGTCGCCAACAGCAGCGACATTACATGCATTGCATTATCATGAAGTGGACGTAAAAGCAGTTCAAGATCAGCTTGCCAAAGAGAAGCAAAGTTATCAGACTGATATGTTGCAAGTGCCAATTGCTAAGCAACCAAATTGGTCGCATGAGGAAATACAAAATGAGTTAGATAATAGCTGTCAAACATTGCTTGGCTATGTCGTTCGTTGGGTGGACCAAGGCGTAGGATGCTCGAAAGTTCCTGATATTCACCATATTGGTTTAATGGAGGATCGAGCAACGTTACGAATTTCCAGTCAAATGTTAGCTAATTGGTTGTATCATGGTGTTTGCACAGAAGAACAAATGATGGATTCCTTAAAAAGAATGGCAAAAATGGTAGATAAACAAAACGAAGGTGATAAAAATTATCGTTCGATGGCCCAGAATTTCGATCGTTCGATTGCCTTTCAAGCAGCTTGTGACCTTATATTTAAAGGAAAAGAACAGCCTAATGGATACACCGAGCCTATTTTGCACCGCAGACGTCTTGAAGTGAAACAAAACGAATTACTATCAAAACAATAA
- a CDS encoding CBO0543 family protein — protein sequence MTVKEGLVQSDAAAAKLIEINRIITDAVFQAFLFSWQWWLGIILFVVPWILWVIFRTKHSTGRLLGCAFLTIALSLIIDLVSLSYGLWSYPMKFSPVSPILFLPYHLALAPVAVMFVLQIKPKANALIKGSIFAAIAAFGGMNLFNALDFYNPKNWSTFYDFFIFLFLFFASYWLFHIQGYEKIPARKNT from the coding sequence ATGACAGTCAAAGAGGGTTTAGTACAATCAGATGCAGCAGCAGCAAAATTAATTGAAATTAATCGAATAATTACAGATGCCGTGTTCCAAGCTTTTCTATTCTCATGGCAGTGGTGGCTAGGCATTATTTTATTTGTCGTTCCCTGGATACTTTGGGTTATATTTAGAACTAAACATAGCACAGGACGTTTATTAGGTTGCGCCTTTCTAACCATTGCGCTATCTTTAATAATTGATTTAGTCTCATTATCTTATGGATTATGGTCTTATCCTATGAAATTTTCACCCGTCTCACCGATTCTTTTTCTCCCTTATCATTTAGCTTTAGCTCCTGTTGCTGTTATGTTTGTGTTGCAAATCAAACCAAAAGCGAATGCCCTTATTAAAGGGAGTATCTTTGCGGCTATTGCGGCTTTTGGAGGAATGAACCTTTTCAACGCATTAGATTTTTACAATCCAAAAAACTGGTCCACATTTTATGACTTTTTTATCTTTCTATTTCTATTCTTTGCCTCTTATTGGTTATTCCATATTCAAGGCTACGAAAAAATTCCTGCAAGAAAAAATACGTAG
- a CDS encoding MFS transporter, giving the protein MTNQPKTWSIISIASIPLVMTLGNSMLIPVLPIFEKEVGITSFQSSMVITSYSIAAIFLIPVAGYLSDRYSRKIVILISLIFAFIGGLIAGFASWKLTEPFTWIIIGRILQGIGAAGAFPIVLPLVGDLFKGDDEKTSACLGIVETSNTLGKVLSPILGALFAAFLWYIPFFSISVFSIISTVLIYFFIKVPKQADEVEPLRKFIQRTKNTFKTEGKWLYTVFLIGIHFMLILFGVLFFLSDIFEKQHQLFGVTKGLVLAIPLFGLCLASFITGRKIKGDLATMKRVLLISLPIVAVTVVFIGFSSNNLYLLLSVSSILGIAIGAVLPTLDALITQGIDKEERGTITAFYSSSRFIGVALGPPVISLAMRHYIHFSYITMGIVSFLLVFFVWFFIRGEEAIIAESG; this is encoded by the coding sequence ATGACAAACCAACCTAAAACATGGAGTATTATTAGCATTGCCTCCATACCACTTGTAATGACACTAGGAAATTCAATGCTTATCCCTGTACTGCCAATTTTTGAAAAAGAAGTAGGTATTACCTCCTTTCAATCAAGTATGGTCATAACAAGCTACTCGATAGCTGCCATTTTTCTTATTCCAGTAGCAGGCTATTTATCGGATCGCTACAGTAGAAAAATCGTTATTTTAATCAGCTTAATTTTCGCTTTTATTGGTGGTTTAATTGCCGGTTTTGCCTCGTGGAAACTAACAGAACCTTTCACATGGATTATTATTGGTCGTATTCTCCAAGGCATAGGAGCAGCCGGGGCCTTCCCTATTGTACTGCCTTTAGTAGGAGATTTATTTAAAGGCGATGATGAGAAAACAAGCGCTTGCTTAGGTATTGTTGAAACATCTAACACGCTCGGAAAAGTACTAAGCCCTATACTCGGCGCACTATTTGCCGCTTTTTTATGGTATATACCTTTTTTCTCTATTTCTGTTTTTAGTATTATTTCTACTGTGCTCATTTATTTTTTTATTAAAGTACCAAAACAAGCAGACGAAGTAGAACCTCTGCGAAAATTTATCCAGAGAACAAAAAACACCTTTAAAACAGAAGGTAAATGGCTATATACCGTTTTTTTAATTGGAATTCATTTCATGCTTATACTATTCGGTGTTTTGTTTTTTCTCTCTGATATCTTTGAAAAACAGCATCAGCTATTTGGAGTGACAAAAGGGTTGGTATTAGCTATTCCATTGTTTGGACTTTGCCTCGCATCGTTTATTACTGGTCGGAAAATAAAGGGTGATTTAGCAACGATGAAACGTGTGTTATTAATTAGTTTGCCTATTGTCGCAGTAACTGTCGTGTTCATTGGCTTTTCAAGTAATAACTTGTATCTATTGTTAAGTGTTTCTTCTATTTTAGGAATTGCTATTGGCGCTGTACTGCCTACATTAGACGCACTGATTACCCAAGGAATTGATAAAGAAGAACGAGGAACGATCACGGCTTTCTATAGTTCTTCACGTTTTATCGGTGTCGCTTTAGGTCCCCCAGTTATATCTTTAGCAATGCGCCACTATATTCATTTCAGTTATATAACCATGGGTATCGTTAGTTTTTTGTTGGTTTTTTTTGTATGGTTTTTTATTCGTGGAGAAGAAGCTATTATTGCAGAAAGCGGATAA
- a CDS encoding O-acetyl-ADP-ribose deacetylase: MHIIIGENRLELTIGDITKEETEAIVNAANGSLMGGGGVDGAIHQAAGPELLQACRKIRKEQLKGEPLGTGEAVITAGYNLPASYVIHTVGPIWNAHHPNQDKQLASCYRQALKLAKELDLSSIAFPSISTGVYRFPIKAAAEIAIRAITNYLQTATFGQVKMVLFSEADFRVYQSALKNITDSL; this comes from the coding sequence TTGCACATCATAATCGGTGAAAATAGGTTGGAGCTAACCATTGGAGATATAACGAAAGAAGAAACAGAAGCAATCGTTAATGCAGCAAATGGCTCGCTGATGGGTGGCGGTGGTGTTGATGGAGCAATTCATCAAGCAGCAGGACCAGAATTATTGCAAGCTTGTCGAAAGATCCGTAAAGAACAGCTAAAAGGCGAGCCTTTAGGAACTGGAGAAGCTGTCATAACTGCTGGGTATAATTTACCTGCAAGCTATGTAATCCATACGGTAGGACCCATTTGGAATGCCCATCATCCAAATCAAGACAAGCAGTTAGCAAGCTGCTACCGGCAAGCACTCAAACTTGCTAAAGAACTTGATCTATCAAGCATTGCATTTCCATCTATTTCTACTGGTGTATATCGTTTTCCTATTAAAGCAGCAGCAGAAATAGCTATAAGAGCAATTACGAACTATTTGCAGACAGCTACATTTGGTCAAGTTAAAATGGTTCTCTTTTCCGAAGCTGACTTTCGTGTTTATCAATCTGCTTTGAAAAATATAACTGATTCCCTTTAG
- a CDS encoding gluconate:H+ symporter, translated as MPLFIVALGIIVLLILIMKWNIHTFISLIIVAFLIALSLGMPLKNIVASIESGMGGTLGSIAFVFGLGAILGKLIANAGGAQRIAITLIEKFGEKQIQWAVVIASFILGIALFFEVGLVLLIPIVYQIAKQTKVSFLSLGLPMVAALSVTHGFLPPHPGPTVIAQEYNANIGMVLLYGIIVAIPTTFISGPFFARFAKKWAPSAFDKLESGSLAEIGEAKQFKLEETPGFGISAFTALFPVLLMMLSTIISLFQGDKSGFIFDFFSMLGSPTTVMLLSVLLAIYTMGLARNIPMKELMSAAESSIRSIAMMLLIIGAGGALKQVLIDGGVGDYVAVLFDGSSISPIILAWLIAAVLRIAQGSATVAALTTAGLVIPLMAGSDVNLALMVLATGAGSLIASHVNDTGFWIIKESFGLTIKETFLTWTMLETVISISGLIFILLLNIFV; from the coding sequence ATGCCATTATTTATTGTCGCTTTAGGAATTATCGTACTACTGATACTGATTATGAAATGGAATATACATACCTTTATCTCTTTAATTATCGTTGCTTTTTTGATTGCCTTATCTCTAGGAATGCCTCTTAAAAACATTGTTGCATCTATTGAAAGCGGGATGGGAGGAACGCTAGGAAGTATCGCATTTGTATTTGGATTAGGCGCAATACTTGGTAAGTTAATAGCCAATGCAGGCGGTGCCCAACGGATTGCTATTACACTCATTGAAAAATTTGGCGAAAAACAAATTCAATGGGCAGTCGTTATTGCTTCTTTCATTCTTGGTATAGCATTATTTTTCGAAGTGGGATTAGTATTGCTTATTCCGATTGTGTATCAAATTGCCAAGCAAACAAAGGTTTCTTTCTTATCTCTTGGTCTACCAATGGTGGCAGCATTGTCTGTCACACATGGTTTTTTACCACCACATCCGGGACCAACCGTCATTGCACAAGAATATAATGCAAATATAGGCATGGTTTTACTTTATGGAATCATTGTCGCTATACCAACTACATTCATTTCCGGACCGTTTTTTGCTAGATTTGCAAAAAAATGGGCTCCTTCTGCTTTTGATAAATTAGAAAGCGGTAGCCTAGCAGAAATTGGAGAAGCGAAGCAATTTAAATTAGAAGAAACACCAGGGTTTGGTATTAGCGCATTTACAGCTTTATTTCCAGTTTTATTAATGATGCTATCTACCATAATCTCTTTATTTCAAGGCGATAAATCAGGTTTTATATTTGATTTTTTCTCAATGCTTGGTTCGCCGACGACCGTGATGCTTTTGTCTGTCTTATTAGCCATCTATACGATGGGATTAGCACGTAATATTCCCATGAAAGAGCTAATGAGCGCTGCAGAAAGTTCTATACGCTCTATTGCGATGATGCTATTAATTATTGGTGCAGGTGGAGCTCTAAAACAAGTTTTAATTGATGGTGGCGTTGGCGATTATGTTGCTGTTTTATTTGACGGTAGTTCCATCTCGCCTATTATTTTAGCTTGGTTAATTGCAGCAGTCTTAAGAATTGCTCAGGGGTCAGCTACCGTCGCAGCATTAACGACAGCAGGGCTAGTTATTCCTTTAATGGCAGGGTCAGATGTTAATTTGGCACTAATGGTATTAGCTACAGGAGCTGGTAGTCTTATCGCATCACATGTCAATGATACTGGCTTTTGGATTATTAAAGAGTCCTTTGGTTTAACAATAAAAGAAACATTTTTAACGTGGACGATGTTAGAAACTGTTATCTCTATAAGTGGTCTTATCTTCATCTTACTATTAAACATTTTCGTGTAA
- a CDS encoding GntR family transcriptional regulator, whose translation MNALYPEQWLHNLSTGEKIAAEVRMQIISKKIESDTIISENKLAKQFDTSRSPVREALKILASEGFIQLEKMGAVILDFSDKDIEELYDIRKMMEQFVLERIIQLDTDALQQQLIKIIDMMYIAVKFKDAESLTAHDLDFHETIVRCINHKRILLMWSKMRPTMESFILLSMRRRFKDAPKDADRIVQNHKLMLKSIQDKDKVSISKAIENNFNTHHMLEKERKHHH comes from the coding sequence ATGAATGCGCTTTATCCAGAGCAATGGTTACATAACTTGTCAACGGGAGAGAAAATAGCCGCCGAAGTTCGCATGCAAATTATTTCCAAGAAAATTGAAAGCGATACCATAATTTCTGAAAATAAGCTTGCTAAACAATTTGATACGAGCCGGTCTCCTGTACGAGAAGCTCTAAAAATTCTCGCTTCTGAAGGTTTCATTCAACTTGAAAAGATGGGGGCTGTCATCTTAGACTTTTCAGATAAAGACATTGAAGAGCTTTATGATATAAGAAAAATGATGGAACAATTTGTGCTTGAACGCATCATTCAGTTGGATACGGATGCTCTCCAACAACAGTTAATTAAAATTATCGACATGATGTATATTGCAGTTAAATTTAAAGATGCTGAAAGTTTAACTGCTCACGATTTGGATTTCCATGAAACAATCGTTCGATGTATCAATCATAAGAGAATATTACTAATGTGGTCAAAAATGCGTCCAACTATGGAAAGCTTTATTTTATTGTCAATGAGGCGAAGGTTTAAAGACGCCCCAAAGGATGCTGATAGAATTGTGCAAAATCATAAACTCATGCTGAAATCGATTCAAGATAAGGATAAAGTTTCTATTTCCAAAGCCATTGAAAACAATTTTAACACGCACCATATGCTTGAAAAAGAAAGAAAACATCATCATTAA
- a CDS encoding LysR family transcriptional regulator, translating to MRTEDWEMLAELYRTENITQAAQRLFLSQPTLTSRLKKMETYYDVQLIIRKQRGITFTPEGEQLALHAQKMLYEQRRIEEQLHNMKDQFAGTIRVGVSNFFALNKMPKLLRLFKQSYPDVEFQVVTGWSSEMHRLILNHDVHIGFIKGDYIWNENKHLLYEEEICIASPWDFQWEDLPHLPRIDYHTDEKMRSIVDQWWYSTYKQNPNINIQVNQVETCKEMVINGLGYAVIANLVVRPHTDLFIKPIHLPSGESVTRKTWMYYHEETLKLNIVKAFVQFIETLDVKAL from the coding sequence ATGAGAACGGAAGATTGGGAAATGTTGGCGGAATTATATCGGACGGAAAATATTACACAAGCTGCACAACGGCTGTTTTTATCTCAACCAACCTTAACATCTCGTTTAAAAAAAATGGAAACATATTATGATGTCCAGCTTATCATACGTAAACAGAGAGGGATTACGTTTACACCAGAAGGAGAACAGTTGGCTCTTCACGCACAAAAAATGCTGTATGAACAAAGAAGGATTGAAGAACAGCTTCATAATATGAAAGATCAGTTTGCTGGCACGATTCGAGTCGGCGTATCAAATTTTTTCGCATTGAATAAAATGCCGAAATTATTACGTTTATTTAAGCAAAGTTACCCAGATGTAGAATTTCAGGTAGTCACAGGATGGAGTAGTGAAATGCACCGCCTTATTTTAAATCATGATGTACATATTGGATTTATCAAAGGTGATTATATTTGGAATGAAAATAAACATTTACTATATGAAGAAGAGATTTGTATTGCTTCTCCGTGGGATTTCCAATGGGAGGACCTTCCTCATTTACCTCGTATTGATTACCATACAGATGAGAAAATGAGAAGTATTGTCGATCAATGGTGGTATAGCACCTATAAACAAAATCCAAATATTAATATTCAAGTCAATCAAGTTGAAACATGTAAAGAGATGGTCATTAATGGACTTGGTTATGCCGTTATAGCCAATCTTGTCGTTCGTCCGCACACCGATTTATTCATTAAACCAATTCATTTACCGTCGGGTGAATCCGTGACCAGAAAAACTTGGATGTACTATCATGAAGAAACGTTAAAGCTCAACATTGTAAAAGCATTCGTCCAGTTTATTGAAACACTTGATGTGAAAGCATTATAG
- the mmgD gene encoding citrate synthase: protein MSTNQQFVPGLDGVIAAETAISFLDTEQEKIIIRGHELIDLSQNNDYIDVVHLLLDGKLPTASKKTALEKKLTSNYDIPDQVMQILSLLPKQTHPMDGLRTGLSALSGYDGDIDNRSLEANKSRAYKLLGKLPAITVNSFRLINGQEVVKPDPTLSYSANFLYMITGEKPTAFEAEIFDRTLLLYSEHEMPNSTFTARVIASTNSDLYGALTGGVASLKGNLHGGANEAVMYMLNEVKTAAAFEELIQRKLINKEKVMGFGHRVYMKKMDPRALVLKDALKQLCEKKGDYTLLEMCEAGEKVMREEKGLYPNLDYYAAPVYWMLGIPIGLYTPIFFSARTAGLVAHVIEQHNNNRIFRPRVHYIGESY from the coding sequence ATGAGTACGAATCAGCAGTTTGTCCCTGGTTTAGATGGCGTTATTGCAGCAGAGACGGCTATATCATTTCTTGACACAGAACAAGAAAAAATCATTATTCGCGGGCATGAATTAATCGATTTGTCGCAAAATAATGACTATATTGATGTTGTGCATCTTTTGTTAGATGGTAAATTACCAACTGCTTCTAAAAAAACGGCTCTTGAAAAGAAGTTAACCTCTAATTACGATATACCAGATCAAGTGATGCAAATTTTATCTCTATTGCCAAAGCAAACACACCCGATGGATGGATTGCGGACAGGATTGTCAGCGCTTTCTGGATATGATGGAGATATAGATAATCGCTCTTTAGAAGCGAATAAAAGTAGAGCATATAAGCTATTAGGCAAGTTGCCAGCTATTACGGTAAATAGCTTTCGTCTAATTAATGGGCAAGAGGTTGTCAAACCGGATCCAACACTTTCTTACAGTGCAAATTTTTTATACATGATTACAGGGGAGAAACCAACAGCGTTTGAAGCGGAAATATTTGATCGTACATTACTACTTTATAGTGAGCACGAAATGCCAAATTCAACATTTACTGCTAGAGTTATCGCTTCGACAAATTCCGACCTTTATGGAGCCTTGACAGGGGGAGTTGCCTCCTTAAAAGGAAATTTACATGGTGGTGCGAATGAAGCGGTAATGTATATGTTAAATGAAGTGAAAACTGCCGCTGCTTTTGAAGAATTAATTCAAAGAAAGCTTATCAATAAAGAAAAAGTAATGGGCTTTGGGCACAGAGTGTACATGAAGAAGATGGATCCAAGAGCGTTAGTGCTGAAAGACGCTTTAAAGCAACTATGTGAGAAAAAAGGGGACTACACATTATTAGAAATGTGTGAAGCTGGAGAAAAAGTAATGCGAGAGGAAAAAGGTTTATATCCTAATCTCGATTATTATGCAGCACCTGTGTATTGGATGCTTGGCATTCCAATCGGTCTTTATACGCCGATTTTCTTTAGTGCACGTACAGCGGGATTAGTTGCACACGTCATAGAACAGCATAACAACAATCGCATTTTCCGTCCGCGTGTTCATTACATTGGAGAAAGTTATTAA
- a CDS encoding bifunctional 2-methylcitrate dehydratase/aconitate hydratase, whose product MVQVKDERKTDQLLEEIADYVLNKEVTSEEAFSTAHYVLIDTLGCGILALNYPECTKHLGPIVPGTVVPNGVRVPGTSHVLDPVQGAFSIGAMIRWLDYNDTWLAAEWGHPSDNLGSILAVADFISRRNIANGKEPLKVKDVLEMTIKAHEIQGILALENSLNRVGLDHVLFVKIASTAVVTKMLGGTKEEIIHALSNAWIDNSSLRTYRHAPNTGSRKSWAAGDATSRAVRLALMALKGEMGYATALSAPGWGFQDVLFNKQELVLKQPLDSYVMENVLFKVSYPAEFHAQTAAEAAIELHPEIKDRLDEIDHITISTHESAIRIIDKKGPLYNPADRDHCLQYITAIGLLKGNIVAEDYEDDVAADPRVDMLRDKMVVTENKAYTEDYLDPNKRSIANAVQVHFKDGTQTAAIEREYPLGHRFRREEAIPKILDKYAANLATQFASKQLQEIEAISYDYGKLAEMDVNEFMELFAK is encoded by the coding sequence ATGGTACAAGTGAAAGATGAAAGAAAGACAGATCAACTATTAGAAGAAATAGCAGACTATGTATTAAATAAAGAAGTTACTAGTGAAGAAGCTTTTTCCACCGCACATTATGTGTTAATCGATACATTAGGTTGTGGGATATTAGCTCTTAATTATCCAGAATGTACGAAACATCTTGGGCCGATTGTACCCGGAACAGTAGTACCAAATGGCGTGCGCGTTCCTGGGACTTCCCATGTACTAGACCCTGTGCAAGGAGCGTTTAGTATTGGAGCGATGATTCGTTGGCTCGATTATAATGATACATGGCTTGCTGCAGAGTGGGGGCATCCATCTGATAATCTTGGGTCTATTTTAGCAGTGGCTGATTTTATTAGCCGCCGGAATATAGCGAACGGAAAAGAGCCGCTTAAGGTGAAAGATGTATTAGAGATGACAATTAAGGCACATGAAATTCAAGGAATTCTTGCTTTAGAGAACAGCTTGAATCGTGTCGGACTTGATCATGTTTTATTTGTGAAAATCGCCTCGACGGCTGTCGTAACGAAAATGCTTGGTGGTACGAAAGAAGAGATTATTCATGCATTATCCAATGCTTGGATTGATAATTCTAGTTTACGAACGTATCGTCATGCACCGAATACAGGATCTCGTAAATCTTGGGCTGCTGGTGATGCAACGAGCCGAGCTGTTCGATTAGCGTTAATGGCTTTAAAAGGGGAAATGGGTTACGCGACGGCGTTAAGTGCTCCAGGTTGGGGTTTTCAAGATGTGTTATTTAATAAACAAGAGCTTGTATTAAAACAGCCTTTAGATAGTTATGTCATGGAAAATGTACTTTTTAAAGTATCTTATCCTGCTGAATTCCATGCCCAAACAGCAGCAGAAGCGGCGATCGAGCTTCATCCTGAGATAAAGGACCGCTTAGATGAAATTGATCACATTACGATTTCTACCCATGAATCAGCAATTCGCATTATTGATAAAAAAGGACCGTTGTATAATCCAGCTGACCGTGATCATTGTTTGCAATATATAACAGCTATCGGTTTATTAAAAGGAAATATTGTGGCAGAAGATTATGAGGATGATGTTGCTGCTGACCCAAGAGTGGATATGTTGCGGGATAAAATGGTTGTTACAGAAAATAAAGCATACACAGAGGATTATTTAGATCCAAATAAACGTTCCATTGCAAATGCCGTTCAAGTTCATTTCAAAGATGGCACGCAAACAGCAGCAATTGAACGTGAATATCCATTAGGGCATCGTTTTCGCAGAGAAGAAGCAATTCCAAAGATATTAGACAAGTACGCAGCTAATTTGGCGACACAATTTGCTAGCAAACAGTTGCAGGAAATTGAAGCCATTAGTTATGATTATGGTAAGTTAGCGGAGATGGATGTAAACGAATTTATGGAATTATTTGCGAAGTAA